The Apium graveolens cultivar Ventura chromosome 6, ASM990537v1, whole genome shotgun sequence genome contains a region encoding:
- the LOC141668928 gene encoding cadmium-induced protein AS8 isoform X1, with amino-acid sequence MVLMIIKGLFRRYERWNPVHPTSGALWGIGIGVGCGVGWGPGFGPEVIGYVGAGCGVGFSVGITLLGFGIGLPANFIYEGPYKAFMATRSGAVSIAHSTALPEMRNVALDGWSNIGLHVSGVKEKASRSLINLRHKQHTNGRIDFPDLRTIMQDCLKKFQSKNRPPKGFKD; translated from the exons ATG GTACTGATGATCATAAAGGGGTTATTCAGGAGATACGAAAGATGGAATCCAGTGCATCCAACATCCGGAGCCCTTTGGGGAATAGGAATAGGCGTCGGCTGTGGTGTTGGGTGGGGTCCTGGATTTGGTCCTGAGGTGATTGGTTATGTGGGAGCTGGCTGTGGTGTAGGTTTTAGTGTTGGCATCACCTTACTTGGTTTTGGCATTGGTCTTCCGGCTAATTTTATATATGAAGGTCCTTATAAAG CTTTTATGGCTACAAGAAGTGGTGCAGTGAGTATTGCTCATTCCACTGCCCTACCTGAGATGAGGAATGTTGCATTGGATGGTTGGAGCAATATAGGACTGCATGTATCCGGTGTGAAAGAAAAAGCAAGCCGTAGTTTAATAAACTTGAGGCATAAACAACATACGAATGGAAGGAtagattttcctgacttgaggACCATCATGCAAGATTGTCTAAAGAAATTCCAAAGCAAAAATCGTCCTCCCAAAG GCTTCAAAGATTGA
- the LOC141668928 gene encoding cadmium-induced protein AS8 isoform X4 yields the protein MVLMIIKGLFRRYERWNPVHPTSGALWGIGIGVGCGVGWGPGFGPEVIGYVGAGCGVGFSVGITLLGFGIGLPANFIYEGPYKVSIAHSTALPEMRNVALDGWSNIGLHVSGVKEKASRSLINLRHKQHTNGRIDFPDLRTIMQDCLKKFQSKNRPPKGFKD from the exons ATG GTACTGATGATCATAAAGGGGTTATTCAGGAGATACGAAAGATGGAATCCAGTGCATCCAACATCCGGAGCCCTTTGGGGAATAGGAATAGGCGTCGGCTGTGGTGTTGGGTGGGGTCCTGGATTTGGTCCTGAGGTGATTGGTTATGTGGGAGCTGGCTGTGGTGTAGGTTTTAGTGTTGGCATCACCTTACTTGGTTTTGGCATTGGTCTTCCGGCTAATTTTATATATGAAGGTCCTTATAAAG TGAGTATTGCTCATTCCACTGCCCTACCTGAGATGAGGAATGTTGCATTGGATGGTTGGAGCAATATAGGACTGCATGTATCCGGTGTGAAAGAAAAAGCAAGCCGTAGTTTAATAAACTTGAGGCATAAACAACATACGAATGGAAGGAtagattttcctgacttgaggACCATCATGCAAGATTGTCTAAAGAAATTCCAAAGCAAAAATCGTCCTCCCAAAG GCTTCAAAGATTGA
- the LOC141668928 gene encoding cadmium-induced protein AS8 isoform X3: protein MIIKGLFRRYERWNPVHPTSGALWGIGIGVGCGVGWGPGFGPEVIGYVGAGCGVGFSVGITLLGFGIGLPANFIYEGPYKAFMATRSGAVSIAHSTALPEMRNVALDGWSNIGLHVSGVKEKASRSLINLRHKQHTNGRIDFPDLRTIMQDCLKKFQSKNRPPKGFKD from the exons ATGATCATAAAGGGGTTATTCAGGAGATACGAAAGATGGAATCCAGTGCATCCAACATCCGGAGCCCTTTGGGGAATAGGAATAGGCGTCGGCTGTGGTGTTGGGTGGGGTCCTGGATTTGGTCCTGAGGTGATTGGTTATGTGGGAGCTGGCTGTGGTGTAGGTTTTAGTGTTGGCATCACCTTACTTGGTTTTGGCATTGGTCTTCCGGCTAATTTTATATATGAAGGTCCTTATAAAG CTTTTATGGCTACAAGAAGTGGTGCAGTGAGTATTGCTCATTCCACTGCCCTACCTGAGATGAGGAATGTTGCATTGGATGGTTGGAGCAATATAGGACTGCATGTATCCGGTGTGAAAGAAAAAGCAAGCCGTAGTTTAATAAACTTGAGGCATAAACAACATACGAATGGAAGGAtagattttcctgacttgaggACCATCATGCAAGATTGTCTAAAGAAATTCCAAAGCAAAAATCGTCCTCCCAAAG GCTTCAAAGATTGA